GACGGCTCTGGCGGGCAGCCAGCTTTCCCCAGCCTCTGGGAGTCGTTTCGGTGGTGCATGCTGgtcctgctgccgccgccgccgccgccgccgccgccaccgccggcGGGGAGGATCgccgaggaggaggaggcggaggaggaggcggcggcggagGAGGATTTCCTGCCGCCCCcaccacccccgcccccgcccccgccgccgccgccgccaccccccccgccgccgcccccgcccccgccgctgCCCCAGAGCatggcggtggcggcggcggcggtggccgCGTTGTCGCAGTTCCAGGGGGACATGCCGATGCGCGCGgcggccgcggcggcggcggcgctgcTGGGGAAGATGGGGGTGGTGATGCGCGCGATCTTGGCCGCCTGTGGGAAGGCGCCCCCGTTGGTCTTGTAGAAGGAGGTGGCAAAGGAGCGGTAGCGCTCCATTTCCGAGTTGTAATCCACAAGGCTGTTCAGAGCCCCCTCGGGCAAGTGGCTTTCCTTGGGCAAGCCCGGGGCCTCCGGGCTCGGCCCGGGCTCCACGCAGACATTGGTGTTCATGGTGCAGGGGGGGAAGAAGGGGTGCAGGGTGGAAGTGGGGACCGCCTGGTCCGACACCTGGgtggaaaagggggaaaggtgggggggagggaagggagtgatggtggtgttggggtgggggccgaggcgggtggggaAAGTGGGTTCGGGTGGGGAGAGCAAGGTGAGGGCTGCTTTATTCCTCTCTGGGGCTCATTTCCACAGACGGTGAATTCCCAGGCAGCGTCTTCCTTTGCATTATCCTCCAACTGTTACAACTAAAATAAAGAAAGTCATTCCAACGAGCTGCACgaggaaaaagattaaaaataaacaacctcCCTCACTAACCCACCGCAGACACCGAAAGCTCCCACATTCTTCCATCAGGTCGTTTGCATAAGAATCATCAAGACGTGACCCCCCCCAGCCCATCCCCCCCCAACTCTCCCAACccccgctccctccctccccacagcaaACCACAGCTCCTCCCCCCTATTCTTATAACCCTCCTGAGAAAATGTATTAATAGCCAGGATACCCAGGGAAAGAGGGAAGACGGGGGTGACAAACGCCTAAGGAAAAGGGCAATTGGAGTGCTAAAGACATGCAAATCATGGGTGGGAGGGCGATACTACCTATAAGCAGAGGGCATTTAAACATTATGAAATGTGTGAACAAGTGCTGCCTGGGCATGCAAATGCTGTAAAGTAGAAAACAGCAATGGCCCTATGAGGAAAATGAACAGGAAATTAGCAAATGAAGTACTAAGAAAGTCTACAATACATCCGAGTATAAACTGTAAGCAAACACAATACAACTGAGAGCTAAGAGACTGCCCACATACAATCTGAACTAAAGAGGCAGGGAAAAAAGAACTACCAGCTGCCACAGTGTCCTTCTGTGTCT
This DNA window, taken from Pan troglodytes isolate AG18354 chromosome 3, NHGRI_mPanTro3-v2.0_pri, whole genome shotgun sequence, encodes the following:
- the CXXC4 gene encoding CXXC-type zinc finger protein 4, translating into MNTNVCVEPGPSPEAPGLPKESHLPEGALNSLVDYNSEMERYRSFATSFYKTNGGAFPQAAKIARITTPIFPSSAAAAAAAARIGMSPWNCDNAATAAAATAMLWGSGGGGGGGGGGGGGGGGGGGGGGGGGRKSSSAAASSSASSSSAILPAGGGGGGGGGGGSRTSMHHRNDSQRLGKAGCPPEPSLQMANTNFLSTLSPEHCRPLAGECMNKLKCGAAEAEIMNLPERVGTFSAIPALGGISLPPGVIVMTALHSPAAASAAVTDSAFQIANLADCPQNHSSSSSSSSGGAGGANPAKKKRKRCGVCVPCKRLINCGVCSSCRNRKTGHQICKFRKCEELKKKPGTSLERTPVPSAEAFRWFF